In the Malaya genurostris strain Urasoe2022 chromosome 1, Malgen_1.1, whole genome shotgun sequence genome, one interval contains:
- the LOC131425617 gene encoding bis(5'-adenosyl)-triphosphatase enpp4-like, with product MILRFRASCSSSKSSIWSGWWPTLVVQFLLLLPLFGNVSPSGSSGPSAGSSSSVLIIVSYDAFRTEYLQRNTTSFMNELRRNGTTAQYLRNVFPTKTFPNHHSIATGVYPNQHGVMANGLYDHGRGKLNYSYELFHFDDELVPIWVLNQQSGGHSGCMMWPGSNFPYTKSNISCSHIQPFNLTTPWNDRVDTVFKWIQDPSKPANLVLLYIEEPDYYGHIYSPESDRVAQLIVKLNDLTRYLYEKIAEFGMVERVNVLHLSDHGMDSVMPKNFINLTGFAPADVKYDVYGSTPVLQIVPKVKQQTADLYRALWNASIRNGNFDVYTLENLPPRWHFNNSQRTGPITAVAKLGYGFDDMWGLANFYRKTFNVSITPDTKYGVHGYDNDIPIMHPIFFGYGPRIRERTTVEPFDTVDLYYLFCEILELRSPPQLVGNRKHILSILRNDSRDDDDSGGESTRAATLFVIFAGSLVASFALVSLLAGVVIRQRRRRENLVPHYLYDETESFLDEGNKLLPATAAAHHNNHHHQQQQQHPVQHGHHHHQHQHHHLHTNASINGDVMSIDV from the exons atgatccTTCGATTCAGGGCCAGCTGCAGCAGCAGCAAAAGCAGTATTTGGAGCGGATGGTGGCCCACGCTAGTGGTACAGTTTCTGCTACTGCTGCCTCTGTTTGGGAACGTGTCCCCGAGTGGTTCCAGTGGTCCGTCGGCGGGATCGTCATCCTCCGTGCTGATCATTGTCTCGTATGACGCATTTCGAACCGAGTACCTACAGCGCAATACTACATCGTTTATGAACGAGCTTCGTCGCAACGGAACCACGGCCCAGTACCTGCGGAATGTGTTCCCAACCAAGACCTTTCCGAACCATCACAGTATCGCTACCGGGGTCTACCCGAATCAGCACGGTGTCATGGCGAACGGACTGTACGACCATGGCCGGGGGAAGCTGAACTATTCCTATGAGCTGTTCCATTTCGATGATGAGCTGGTACCGATATGG GTACTGAACCAGCAAAGTGGCGGTCATTCTGGTTGCATGATGTGGCCCGGTTCGAATTTTCCGTACACAAAATCGAACATCAGCTGTAGTCACATTCAGCCGTTCAATTTGACAACGCCCTGGAATGATAGAGTAGATACCGTTTTCAAGTGGATTCAAGATCCAAGCAAGCCAGCCAATTTGGTGCTGTTGTACATTGAAGAACCAGACTACTATGGTCACATATACAGCCCCGAGTCGGACCGGGTGGCACAGTTGATTGTGAAGCTGAACGATTTGACACGGTACCTGTACGAAAAGATCGCAGAGTTTGGAATGGTGGAACGGGTAAACGTGCTGCATCTCAGTGATCACGGAATGGACTCGGTGATGCCGAAAAATTTTATCAATCTGACTGGGTTTGCACCGGCCGATGTCAAGTACGATGTTTACGGGTCGACTCCGGTGCTGCAGATTGTTCCGAAGGTGAAACAACAGACGGCCGATCTGTACCGGGCCCTGTGGAATGCTTCGATTCGAAATGGTAACTTCGATGTGTACACGCTGGAAAATTTGCCACCGCGCTGGCATTTTAACAATTCCCAACGAACCGGACCGATAACGGCCGTGGCGAAGCTGGGCTACGGTTTCGATGACATGTGGGGTCTGGCCAATTTCTACCGGAAGACGTTTAATGTTTCAA ttACCCCGGACACCAAATATGGAGTGCACGGGTATGACAACGACATTCCGATTATGCATCCGATTTTCTTCGGATACGGACCACGGATACGGGAACGGACGACCGTCGAACCGTTCGATACAGTCGATTTGTATTACTTGTTTTGCGAAATTTTAGAACTGCGCAGTCCACCTCAGCTAGTGGGTAATCGAAAGCATATTTTGTCGATACTGCGAAATGATTCCCGTGACGATGACGATTCTGGTGGTGAGTCAACGCGGGCAGCTACATTATTCG TCATTTTCGCCGGTAGTTTGGTTGCTTCCTTCGCACTAGTCAGTCTGCTAGCGGGGGTTGTCATTCGGCAGCGCCGTCGGCGGGAAAATCTCGTACCGCACTATCTGTACGACGAAACCGAATCTTTCCTGGACGAAGGAAACAAGTTACTGCCGGCTACCGCCGCCGCACACCACAACAATCACCATcatcagcagcaacagcaacatcCCGTTCAGCAcggccatcatcatcatcagcaccaGCACCACCATCTGCACACGAACGCGTCCATCAACGGGGACGTCATGTCGATCGATGTTTGA